Proteins encoded by one window of Candidatus Methylomirabilota bacterium:
- a CDS encoding MFS transporter, producing the protein MRLPIFYGWIIVAVVFVTMGVGVNARTAFSLLFPPILAEFGWERGVTAGAFSFGFLVSAALSPSLGRLMDRRGPRVVIELGVLLIGTGLLLATQVTRPWHLYATLGVMVGGGSVCLGYTGQSLFLPDWFVRRRGLAMSLAFSGVGVGSMIILPWSQALIGRSGWRAACWALGLLVLLLLVPLNLLLRRRPQDLGLEPDGDRAAAGAAAARPSNVVDAAWAAVDWTLARASRTARFWWIASGYFLGLFAWYAVQVHQTKYLIEIGFTPGDAAWALGFVSLAGIPGQIALGWLSDRIGREWVWTVGALGFAICYATLLLLAASPTMPLLYVMVIAQGMLGYGLTSVVGAIPAEIFQGRHYGSIFGTLMLSSIAGGAVGPWLTGVLYDRTGSYTLPFWIAIACCVVSAVTIWLAAPRKVRAVSGRLRASV; encoded by the coding sequence GTGCGTCTGCCCATCTTCTACGGCTGGATCATCGTGGCCGTCGTCTTCGTCACCATGGGGGTAGGCGTCAACGCCCGCACCGCGTTCTCGCTGCTCTTCCCGCCCATCCTGGCCGAGTTCGGCTGGGAGCGCGGCGTCACCGCCGGCGCGTTCTCGTTCGGCTTCCTGGTCTCGGCCGCGCTCAGCCCCTCGCTGGGCCGCCTGATGGATCGCCGCGGGCCGCGCGTGGTGATCGAGCTCGGCGTGCTCCTGATCGGCACCGGCCTGCTGCTCGCGACGCAGGTGACGCGCCCGTGGCACCTCTACGCCACGCTCGGGGTGATGGTGGGCGGCGGCAGCGTCTGCCTGGGCTACACCGGCCAGTCGCTGTTCCTGCCCGACTGGTTCGTGCGGCGCCGCGGCCTCGCGATGAGCCTGGCCTTCTCCGGCGTGGGCGTGGGATCGATGATCATCCTGCCGTGGAGCCAGGCCCTCATCGGCCGCTCGGGCTGGCGCGCGGCGTGCTGGGCGCTGGGCCTGCTCGTCCTGCTGCTGCTCGTCCCGCTGAATCTCCTGCTGCGCCGGCGGCCCCAGGACCTGGGCCTCGAGCCCGACGGCGACCGCGCCGCCGCCGGCGCCGCCGCGGCGCGGCCCTCCAACGTGGTGGACGCGGCGTGGGCCGCGGTGGACTGGACGCTGGCCCGCGCCAGCCGCACCGCGCGCTTCTGGTGGATCGCAAGCGGCTACTTCCTCGGACTCTTCGCGTGGTACGCGGTGCAGGTGCACCAGACCAAGTACTTGATCGAGATCGGCTTCACGCCCGGCGACGCGGCGTGGGCGCTCGGCTTCGTGAGCCTGGCCGGCATCCCCGGCCAGATCGCCCTCGGCTGGTTGTCGGACCGCATCGGCCGCGAGTGGGTCTGGACGGTCGGCGCCCTCGGCTTCGCGATCTGCTACGCGACGCTGCTGCTCCTGGCCGCCTCACCCACCATGCCGCTGCTCTACGTGATGGTGATCGCCCAGGGCATGCTCGGCTACGGCCTCACCTCGGTGGTGGGCGCGATTCCCGCCGAGATCTTCCAGGGCCGGCACTACGGCTCGATCTTCGGCACGCTCATGCTGTCCTCGATCGCGGGCGGCGCGGTCGGCCCGTGGCTCACCGGCGTGCTCTACGACCGCACCGGCAGCTACACCCTGCCCTTCTGGATCGCGATCGCCTGCTGCGTGGTCTCGGCGGTGACGATCTGGCTCGCCGCGCCCCGCAAGGTGCGCGCGGTGTCCGGGCGCCTGCGCGCGAGCGTCTGA